A window of Corallococcus macrosporus DSM 14697 contains these coding sequences:
- the accC gene encoding acetyl-CoA carboxylase biotin carboxylase subunit, translating to MFKKVLIANRGEIALRVIRACRELGIATVAVHSTADANALHVRFADEAVCIGPPASKESYLNVPQLLSAAEITRADAIHPGYGFLSENAEFAEVCENCKIRFIGPRPEMLRLMGNKVRARQAAREAGLPLLPGSPGTVSNPREAEAFAREIGFPVILKAAAGGGGKGMKIVREPGALAQAFSTAQAEAVASFSNGDLYIERYVEKPRHIEIQIVADEHGNIVHLNERECSVQRRHQKLIEESPSPALTPELRKRMGEVSVNAMRKLAYNNVGTIEYLLDERGEFYFMEMNTRIQVEHPVTELVTGVDLVSEQIRLAYGEPLRFKQEDIQIRGHAIECRVNAEDPITFAPWPGKITGYSVPGGYGVRVDSGAYENYTVLPYYDSLLSKLIVHAEDRATAIRRMQRALGEYVVEGIRTNIPFHRAALAEESFQEGNYDTRFVERLLASETGSRRLKKAVEETP from the coding sequence GTGTTCAAGAAGGTGCTGATCGCCAACCGCGGGGAGATTGCCCTGCGGGTCATCCGCGCCTGCCGGGAGTTGGGCATCGCCACGGTCGCGGTGCACTCCACGGCGGACGCCAACGCGCTCCATGTCCGCTTCGCAGACGAGGCGGTGTGCATCGGCCCGCCGGCGTCCAAGGAGAGCTATCTCAACGTCCCGCAGCTGCTGTCCGCCGCCGAGATCACCCGCGCGGACGCCATCCACCCGGGCTACGGCTTCCTGTCGGAGAACGCCGAGTTCGCGGAGGTCTGCGAGAACTGCAAGATTCGCTTCATTGGCCCACGGCCGGAGATGCTCCGGCTGATGGGCAACAAGGTGCGCGCCCGCCAGGCCGCCCGCGAGGCCGGGCTCCCGCTGCTGCCCGGCAGCCCCGGCACCGTGAGCAACCCGCGCGAGGCGGAGGCCTTCGCCCGGGAGATTGGCTTCCCCGTCATCCTCAAGGCGGCCGCTGGCGGCGGCGGCAAGGGGATGAAGATCGTCCGCGAGCCCGGCGCGCTGGCGCAGGCCTTCTCCACCGCGCAGGCGGAGGCCGTGGCGTCGTTCTCCAACGGCGACCTCTACATCGAGCGCTACGTGGAGAAGCCGCGCCACATCGAAATCCAGATCGTGGCGGACGAGCACGGCAACATCGTGCACCTCAACGAGCGCGAGTGCTCGGTGCAGCGCCGGCACCAGAAGCTCATTGAGGAGAGCCCGTCTCCCGCGCTGACGCCGGAGCTGCGCAAGCGCATGGGCGAGGTGTCCGTCAACGCCATGCGCAAGCTCGCGTACAACAACGTGGGCACCATCGAGTACCTGCTCGACGAGCGCGGCGAGTTCTACTTCATGGAGATGAACACGCGCATCCAGGTGGAGCACCCGGTGACGGAGCTCGTCACGGGCGTGGACCTGGTGAGCGAGCAGATTCGCCTGGCCTATGGAGAGCCCCTGCGCTTCAAGCAGGAGGACATCCAGATTCGTGGCCACGCCATCGAGTGCCGGGTGAACGCCGAGGACCCAATTACGTTCGCCCCCTGGCCCGGGAAGATTACCGGCTACAGCGTGCCGGGCGGCTACGGGGTGCGCGTGGACTCGGGCGCCTACGAGAACTACACGGTGCTGCCGTACTACGACAGCCTCCTGTCGAAGCTCATCGTGCACGCGGAGGACCGGGCCACGGCCATCCGCCGCATGCAGCGCGCCCTGGGCGAATACGTCGTGGAAGGCATCCGGACGAACATCCCCTTCCACCGGGCCGCACTCGCGGAGGAGTCCTTCCAGGAGGGCAATTACGACACCCGCTTCGTGGAGCGGTTGCTCGCGAGTGAGACTGGCTCCCGGCGCCTGAAGAAGGCCGTCGAGGAGACGCC
- the accB gene encoding acetyl-CoA carboxylase biotin carboxyl carrier protein, producing MATKRKSTRAQAPARTVAATSGSADTGGTSLDVDALRQIVEILESSDVTRLVWKRGEEKLFIRRGQGPETTIVHHAAPPPVAAGAAVEYAAPAAPRVAAPAPAAPAPAAEKPVEKPGHQVTSPFVGTFYRTPAPDQPPFVDVGTVVKKGQVLCIIEAMKLMNEIESEVSGRVAEILVENGRPVEFGQALFRIEVA from the coding sequence ATGGCAACGAAGCGCAAGTCGACCCGGGCCCAGGCGCCCGCGCGGACGGTGGCCGCCACCAGCGGGTCCGCTGACACGGGGGGCACGTCCCTGGACGTGGATGCCCTTCGGCAGATCGTCGAAATCCTCGAGTCCTCGGACGTCACGAGGCTGGTCTGGAAGCGCGGCGAGGAGAAGCTCTTCATCCGCCGCGGCCAGGGCCCCGAGACGACCATCGTCCACCACGCGGCGCCGCCTCCGGTCGCCGCGGGCGCCGCGGTGGAGTACGCCGCCCCAGCCGCTCCGCGCGTCGCCGCTCCGGCTCCCGCGGCCCCGGCGCCCGCCGCAGAGAAGCCGGTGGAGAAGCCGGGCCACCAGGTGACGAGCCCCTTCGTGGGGACGTTCTACCGGACCCCTGCGCCGGACCAGCCTCCCTTCGTGGACGTGGGCACCGTGGTGAAGAAGGGCCAGGTGCTCTGCATCATCGAGGCGATGAAGCTGATGAACGAGATCGAGTCCGAGGTCTCTGGCCGCGTGGCGGAGATCCTCGTGGAGAACGGCCGCCCGGTGGAGTTCGGGCAGGCGCTGTTCCGCATCGAAGTGGCCTGA
- the efp gene encoding elongation factor P, translated as MAGVIDTSEFRKGLKIEIDGEPYEIVDFQHVKPGKGSAFVRTTIRSLLSGRVLQPTLKSGEKVGKPDIEEKDMQYLYVQGEEFYFMDTRNYEQTFLGEKVLGEAKNFLKENINVSVLFYNGKAIGVTLPNSVDLKVTQCDPGIRGDTVSGALKPAVLETGYSVNVPLFIEEGDVLKIDTRDGKYLTRVATRG; from the coding sequence ATGGCCGGTGTCATCGATACGTCCGAGTTCCGCAAGGGTCTGAAGATCGAAATCGACGGTGAGCCGTACGAAATCGTCGACTTCCAGCACGTCAAGCCCGGCAAGGGTTCCGCGTTCGTGCGCACCACGATTCGCAGCCTCCTCTCTGGCCGCGTGCTCCAGCCCACCCTGAAGTCAGGTGAGAAGGTGGGCAAGCCCGACATCGAGGAGAAGGACATGCAGTACCTCTATGTCCAGGGCGAGGAGTTCTACTTCATGGACACCCGCAACTACGAGCAGACCTTCCTCGGTGAGAAGGTGCTCGGAGAGGCGAAGAACTTCCTGAAGGAGAACATCAACGTCAGCGTCCTCTTCTACAATGGCAAGGCCATTGGCGTGACGCTGCCGAACTCCGTGGACCTCAAGGTCACCCAGTGTGACCCGGGCATCCGCGGTGACACCGTCTCCGGCGCGCTGAAGCCCGCCGTCCTGGAGACCGGCTACTCGGTCAACGTCCCGCTCTTCATCGAAGAGGGCGACGTGTTGAAGATCGACACGCGCGACGGCAAGTATCTGACGCGCGTGGCCACCAGGGGCTAG